Proteins from a genomic interval of Cygnus olor isolate bCygOlo1 chromosome 9, bCygOlo1.pri.v2, whole genome shotgun sequence:
- the OSTN gene encoding osteocrin isoform X3 — protein MLQLQLVVVHLALVITLLQRHSSSMLLAEAAPAPLEPSAALGMEAHPTASEEKAASNLAAKLFLLDELVSLENEVTETKKKRSFPGFGSPIDRISATSVDTKGKQRKVVELPKRRFGIPLDRIGVSRLGNTKGASVLND, from the exons ATGCTGCAGCTTCAGCTTGTTGTGGTGCATTTGGCCCTCGTGATTACCCTGCTGCAGCGGCACTCCAGCTCGATGCTCCTAGCAGAGGCAGCTCCAGCG ccTTTGGAGccttctgctgctctgggcaTGGAAGCACACCCAACTGCCAGTGAAGAGAAGGCAGCCTCCAACCTGGCAGCCAAACTGTTCCTGCTTGATGAGCTGGTGTCTCTGGAGAATGAAGTGACTGAgaccaagaagaaaagaagtttcCCAGGATTTGGCTCCCCAATCGACAGAATTTCTGCAACCTCTGTGGATACTAAAGGCAAACAGAG GAAAGTGGTGGAGCTGCCTAAGAGACGGTTTGGGATTCCTCTCGACCGGATCGGAGTGAGCCGTCTTGGCAACACCAAGG GTGCTTCTGTTCTGAATGATTGA
- the OSTN gene encoding osteocrin isoform X1 — MLLGRCVISVTAPGTCPPHGEVKINLGGLEPNSLCLQMLQLQLVVVHLALVITLLQRHSSSMLLAEAAPAPLEPSAALGMEAHPTASEEKAASNLAAKLFLLDELVSLENEVTETKKKRSFPGFGSPIDRISATSVDTKGKQRKVVELPKRRFGIPLDRIGVSRLGNTKGASVLND; from the exons ATGCTGCTGGGGAGATGTGTGATTTCTGTAACAGCTCCAGGCACCTGTCCACCACATGGGGAGGTCAAGATTAACCTGGGTGGTCTTGAGCCAAATTCTCTCTGCTTACAA ATGCTGCAGCTTCAGCTTGTTGTGGTGCATTTGGCCCTCGTGATTACCCTGCTGCAGCGGCACTCCAGCTCGATGCTCCTAGCAGAGGCAGCTCCAGCG ccTTTGGAGccttctgctgctctgggcaTGGAAGCACACCCAACTGCCAGTGAAGAGAAGGCAGCCTCCAACCTGGCAGCCAAACTGTTCCTGCTTGATGAGCTGGTGTCTCTGGAGAATGAAGTGACTGAgaccaagaagaaaagaagtttcCCAGGATTTGGCTCCCCAATCGACAGAATTTCTGCAACCTCTGTGGATACTAAAGGCAAACAGAG GAAAGTGGTGGAGCTGCCTAAGAGACGGTTTGGGATTCCTCTCGACCGGATCGGAGTGAGCCGTCTTGGCAACACCAAGG GTGCTTCTGTTCTGAATGATTGA
- the OSTN gene encoding osteocrin isoform X2 encodes MLLGRCVISVTAPGTCPPHGEVKINLGGLEPNSLCLQMLQLQLVVVHLALVITLLQRHSSSMLLAEAAPAPLEPSAALGMEAHPTASEEKAASNLAAKLFLLDELVSLENEVTETKKKRSFPGFGSPIDRISATSVDTKGKQRKVVELPKRRFGIPLDRIGVSRLGNTKG; translated from the exons ATGCTGCTGGGGAGATGTGTGATTTCTGTAACAGCTCCAGGCACCTGTCCACCACATGGGGAGGTCAAGATTAACCTGGGTGGTCTTGAGCCAAATTCTCTCTGCTTACAA ATGCTGCAGCTTCAGCTTGTTGTGGTGCATTTGGCCCTCGTGATTACCCTGCTGCAGCGGCACTCCAGCTCGATGCTCCTAGCAGAGGCAGCTCCAGCG ccTTTGGAGccttctgctgctctgggcaTGGAAGCACACCCAACTGCCAGTGAAGAGAAGGCAGCCTCCAACCTGGCAGCCAAACTGTTCCTGCTTGATGAGCTGGTGTCTCTGGAGAATGAAGTGACTGAgaccaagaagaaaagaagtttcCCAGGATTTGGCTCCCCAATCGACAGAATTTCTGCAACCTCTGTGGATACTAAAGGCAAACAGAG GAAAGTGGTGGAGCTGCCTAAGAGACGGTTTGGGATTCCTCTCGACCGGATCGGAGTGAGCCGTCTTGGCAACACCAAGGGTTAG